A region of uncultured Desulfobacter sp. DNA encodes the following proteins:
- a CDS encoding TIGR01777 family oxidoreductase, whose amino-acid sequence MTKKVFTRKTKIHAPVSDVFAWHAQDGAIDRLTPPWAPLSLVERKGRGIDKGVEVTFKIKISGIPMTWKARHLDYKENDMFRDCQVKGPFAQWEHSHLFHKESKDLTVMEDQVRFRLPLGIFSLPFYGYAKRQLERIFFYRHQVLKYDMENRVGKVQKQRILISGASGTIGTTLVPFLKTCGHEVIRLVRDPHDRSEDVLYWDPYKNILDMDAAGPVDAVINLNGVDISRGRWDRHQRTRILNSRVISTRILVEKMKLMAHPPSTFISASAIGFYGDGGQGILTEDSSPKDCFISRVCREWEDASLGAVKAGIRTVQLRIGVVLTPAGGALGRMYLPFLMGLGTRLDHGGQYMSWIGMEDVLGGILHILENTKIQGPVNLTAPEPVTNKKFTSTLARVLGRPAPFVLPGKLVSALWGDMGKETLLASARVVPEKLIKSGYRFVHPRLEAALGHMLGRSAKKK is encoded by the coding sequence ATGACTAAAAAAGTGTTTACCAGGAAAACCAAAATTCATGCCCCGGTGTCCGATGTTTTTGCCTGGCATGCCCAAGATGGTGCCATTGACAGACTTACGCCACCATGGGCTCCTTTGTCATTGGTAGAAAGAAAGGGTAGGGGCATTGATAAAGGAGTTGAAGTTACATTTAAAATTAAAATTTCGGGGATACCCATGACATGGAAAGCCCGGCACCTTGATTACAAAGAGAACGATATGTTCAGGGACTGCCAGGTTAAAGGACCTTTTGCCCAATGGGAACACAGCCATCTGTTTCATAAAGAATCAAAAGATTTGACAGTTATGGAGGATCAGGTCAGGTTTAGGCTGCCCTTGGGTATCTTCAGTCTTCCTTTTTACGGATATGCCAAAAGACAACTGGAGCGCATTTTTTTCTATCGGCATCAGGTGCTTAAATATGATATGGAGAACCGGGTAGGTAAAGTTCAAAAACAGAGGATTTTGATTTCAGGTGCATCCGGTACCATTGGAACAACCCTTGTGCCCTTTTTAAAAACTTGTGGTCATGAGGTGATCCGTCTGGTGCGTGACCCACATGACAGGTCTGAAGATGTGCTGTATTGGGATCCTTACAAAAATATTTTGGATATGGATGCTGCAGGACCTGTTGATGCGGTCATTAATTTAAACGGCGTGGATATTTCAAGAGGAAGATGGGACAGACATCAGCGAACCAGGATTCTTAATTCACGGGTGATTTCCACCCGGATTCTTGTGGAAAAAATGAAACTGATGGCCCACCCCCCATCCACTTTTATTTCCGCCTCTGCCATCGGTTTTTATGGTGATGGCGGGCAAGGGATTCTCACAGAAGATAGCTCACCCAAAGATTGTTTTATATCCAGGGTTTGCCGGGAGTGGGAAGATGCATCGCTTGGTGCCGTGAAAGCAGGTATCCGCACCGTGCAGTTGAGAATCGGGGTTGTGCTGACCCCGGCCGGAGGGGCCCTTGGACGCATGTATCTGCCTTTTTTAATGGGGCTTGGCACCCGGTTGGACCACGGTGGGCAATACATGAGCTGGATCGGCATGGAAGATGTTTTGGGCGGCATCCTTCATATTCTTGAAAATACAAAGATACAGGGGCCGGTCAATCTCACGGCACCAGAACCGGTAACCAATAAAAAATTTACCAGTACCCTGGCTCGGGTGCTGGGCAGGCCCGCCCCCTTTGTTTTGCCCGGGAAACTGGTATCGGCCCTTTGGGGAGATATGGGAAAGGAAACCCTTCTGGCCTCGGCAAGGGTTGTGCCTGAAAAATTAATTAAAAGCGGCTACCGCTTTGTGCATCCACGGCTGGAAGCGGCCTTGGGGCATATGCTGGGCAGATCCGCCAAGAAGAAATAG
- a CDS encoding desulfoferrodoxin: MAEKMGIYKCVKCGNIVQVLHGEQPPATCCGKPMDRLVANTVDAAKEKHVPVLEKIEGGYKVSVGSVAHPMTNEHWIEWIELVSANGTYVQRQMLTPTSAPEAVFKCDADKVEAMAYCNLHGLWKA; this comes from the coding sequence ATGGCTGAAAAAATGGGAATTTATAAGTGTGTAAAGTGCGGCAATATTGTTCAGGTCCTTCATGGTGAACAACCCCCGGCAACCTGTTGCGGAAAACCCATGGACCGCCTGGTGGCAAATACAGTTGATGCTGCTAAAGAGAAACATGTTCCTGTGTTAGAGAAAATAGAAGGTGGATACAAGGTATCTGTGGGCAGTGTTGCTCATCCCATGACGAACGAACATTGGATTGAATGGATTGAGCTTGTATCTGCTAACGGTACGTATGTACAGCGTCAGATGCTGACCCCGACGTCGGCGCCCGAAGCCGTTTTTAAATGTGATGCGGACAAGGTTGAGGCCATGGCCTACTGTAACCTTCACGGTCTGTGGAAAGCTTAA
- a CDS encoding glutaredoxin family protein, translating to MGNDIPKLYGLSTCSHCRACRKLLDKYNIEYDYVQVDDTQGEERKAILKEIKALNPRCSFPTIKISQETVIVGNKENDIKKALGITATD from the coding sequence ATGGGTAATGATATCCCGAAACTATACGGACTGAGCACCTGCAGTCATTGCAGGGCCTGTAGAAAGCTGCTTGACAAGTATAATATTGAATATGATTATGTACAGGTTGATGATACCCAGGGGGAGGAGCGCAAAGCCATTCTCAAAGAGATCAAGGCATTGAACCCGCGGTGCTCTTTTCCCACCATTAAAATCAGTCAGGAGACCGTGATTGTGGGAAACAAGGAGAACGACATAAAAAAAGCATTGGGAATTACAGCCACAGACTGA
- a CDS encoding ferredoxin-thioredoxin reductase catalytic domain-containing protein — protein MNTEQLYEALKKTQEAKGAFFNKDKDLVFELLESLLLNKDKYGYMACPCRLACGDREHDSDIICPCEYRTPDMEEFGTCYCGLYVSQKVNDLEMVPEYVPERRPADKIL, from the coding sequence ATGAACACAGAACAGCTTTATGAAGCACTGAAAAAAACCCAGGAAGCAAAGGGTGCTTTTTTTAACAAAGATAAGGATCTGGTATTTGAATTGCTGGAAAGCCTGCTTCTCAACAAAGATAAATACGGGTACATGGCCTGCCCCTGCCGTCTGGCCTGTGGAGACAGGGAGCACGACAGCGACATTATCTGTCCCTGCGAATACCGCACACCCGATATGGAGGAGTTTGGCACCTGTTATTGCGGGCTTTATGTCTCACAAAAGGTGAACGACCTTGAAATGGTGCCCGAGTATGTCCCGGAAAGAAGGCCGGCAGATAAAATACTATAG
- a CDS encoding exodeoxyribonuclease III: MTENRQIKLISWNVNGIRAVIEKDFFDSVTGMDPDILMLQETKLQEEQRSEQMIRFGNYESFWNYSTVKKGYSGVVTYTRISPEAVTTEFGKPEYDGEGRIVRLDFQEFVLFNIYFPNGQMSDERLSYKLAFYDWFLDYAQELRNKGKSIIVTGDFNTAHNEIDLKNPASNAKRSGFLRIERDVLDKMVEMGYVDTFRHFHPEAVKYSWWSYRFNARKNNAGWRIDYFFVTRDLIENGIVKDAFIDNEVFGSDHCPVGIVIEV; this comes from the coding sequence ATGACTGAAAATAGACAAATAAAACTGATTTCATGGAATGTGAACGGGATTCGTGCGGTTATAGAAAAAGATTTCTTTGATTCTGTAACCGGCATGGATCCGGATATTCTCATGCTCCAGGAGACAAAACTCCAGGAGGAGCAGCGCAGTGAACAAATGATTCGATTTGGGAATTATGAAAGCTTCTGGAATTATTCAACCGTTAAAAAGGGGTATTCCGGTGTGGTCACGTACACGCGGATTTCACCTGAGGCTGTGACCACTGAGTTTGGAAAGCCCGAGTATGACGGTGAAGGACGGATAGTCAGATTGGACTTTCAGGAGTTTGTTCTTTTTAATATCTATTTTCCCAACGGCCAGATGAGCGATGAAAGACTTTCCTATAAGCTGGCATTTTATGACTGGTTCCTTGATTATGCACAGGAACTAAGGAACAAGGGCAAATCAATTATTGTCACCGGTGATTTTAATACGGCCCACAATGAAATTGATTTGAAAAACCCTGCTTCCAATGCCAAGAGGTCTGGGTTTTTAAGGATCGAGCGGGATGTACTGGATAAAATGGTGGAGATGGGCTACGTGGACACCTTCCGCCATTTTCACCCGGAAGCTGTGAAATATTCGTGGTGGTCCTATCGTTTTAACGCAAGAAAAAACAATGCCGGGTGGCGCATTGACTACTTTTTTGTCACCCGTGATCTTATTGAAAACGGGATTGTCAAAGATGCATTTATTGACAATGAGGTCTTTGGATCAGATCACTGCCCGGTGGGAATTGTAATCGAAGTATAA
- a CDS encoding ferritin family protein — protein sequence MNFKSVDEILEFAIDREKEAVKFYADLADEASSEALKQTFIDFSKEEAKHVALLSDISGNKAMIDSYELKKIPDLKISDYMVETAYEKGMPMPEILKLAMKREEKSVKLYSLLANQTDNADAKKLFQILVQEESKHKLGLESMYDDYLADNEG from the coding sequence ATGAATTTTAAATCCGTGGATGAGATACTGGAATTTGCCATTGACAGAGAAAAGGAAGCTGTAAAGTTTTATGCGGATCTGGCCGATGAAGCGTCCTCTGAGGCGCTGAAGCAGACATTTATTGATTTTTCCAAAGAAGAAGCAAAACATGTGGCGCTTCTGTCCGATATTTCCGGCAACAAAGCTATGATTGACAGCTATGAGCTCAAAAAAATACCTGACCTTAAAATAAGCGACTACATGGTGGAGACCGCCTATGAAAAAGGTATGCCCATGCCCGAGATTTTGAAGCTGGCCATGAAAAGAGAAGAAAAATCAGTCAAGCTGTATTCTCTTCTGGCAAACCAGACCGATAATGCAGATGCAAAAAAATTGTTTCAGATCCTTGTTCAGGAAGAGTCCAAACACAAACTTGGCCTGGAGTCCATGTATGATGATTATCTGGCTGATAATGAAGGATAG